Proteins encoded within one genomic window of Bradyrhizobium sp. 186:
- a CDS encoding IS1634 family transposase gives MFVARIPNRNSPPAILLRESYREGDKIKSRTLANLSHWPDEKIDALRRVLKGEELVSPAEQLRIERSLPHGHVAAVLGMARQLGLHRLVPDKPRRLARLALALIVARVIEPAAKLATARQLSEATAAHSLGELLDLSAVDEDELYEALDLLGTAQPGIEATLAKRHLHDGSLVLYDLTSSYLEGRHCELARHGYSRDGRSDKLQIVFGLLCAADGCPVAVEVFEGNTADPSTLAAQVDKLKARFKLSRVVLVGDRGMITSARIEADLMPAGLDWITALRAPAIRKLAEDGGPLQLSLFDDRDMAEITSPDFPGERLIVCRNPDLADERRRKRGELLAATEKDLARVKAAVQRQRNPLRGEDEIGLKVGAVLGKRKMAKHFHLAITDTSFDFSRIEDAIANEASLDGFYVLRTNVPAENLDTAATVRAYKSLAQVERAFRTIKTVELEVRPIHHRLAGRVRAHVFLCMLAYYIVWHMRRALAPILFDDHDREAADAARVSPVAKARVSAAARTKANRKHTHDGRPVHSFRTLLQDLATLTRNIVRIGQDAPAAMLTSPTPLQQDVFNRLGIPIAP, from the coding sequence ATGTTCGTCGCCCGCATTCCCAACCGCAACTCACCGCCCGCGATCCTGTTGCGCGAGAGCTATCGCGAGGGCGACAAGATCAAGTCGCGCACGCTGGCCAACCTGTCGCATTGGCCGGATGAGAAGATCGATGCGCTGCGCCGCGTCCTGAAAGGCGAGGAGCTGGTCTCGCCGGCCGAGCAACTGCGGATCGAGCGCTCGCTGCCGCACGGCCACGTGGCCGCGGTGCTCGGCATGGCGCGCCAGCTCGGACTGCATCGCCTTGTCCCGGACAAGCCCAGACGGTTGGCCAGGCTGGCTTTGGCCTTGATCGTGGCACGGGTGATCGAACCGGCCGCCAAGCTGGCCACGGCGCGCCAGCTCAGCGAGGCGACGGCGGCGCATTCGCTGGGCGAACTGCTCGATCTCAGCGCCGTCGACGAGGACGAGCTTTACGAAGCGCTCGACCTGCTCGGCACGGCCCAACCGGGGATCGAGGCGACGCTCGCCAAGCGCCATCTGCATGACGGCTCGCTGGTGCTCTACGATCTCACCTCCAGCTATCTGGAGGGGCGACATTGCGAATTGGCGCGGCATGGTTACAGCCGCGACGGTCGTTCCGACAAGCTGCAGATCGTGTTCGGCTTGCTGTGCGCCGCCGACGGCTGCCCGGTGGCGGTGGAGGTGTTCGAAGGTAACACCGCCGACCCGAGCACGCTGGCCGCGCAAGTCGACAAACTGAAGGCCCGCTTCAAGCTGTCGCGTGTGGTACTGGTCGGCGATCGCGGCATGATCACCAGCGCCCGTATCGAAGCCGATCTGATGCCGGCCGGGCTCGATTGGATCACCGCTCTGCGGGCGCCGGCGATCCGCAAGCTCGCCGAGGACGGCGGCCCGCTGCAATTGTCGCTGTTCGACGATCGCGATATGGCCGAGATCACGTCCCCCGACTTCCCCGGCGAGCGCCTGATCGTGTGCCGCAACCCGGATCTGGCCGACGAGCGTCGGCGCAAGCGCGGCGAGTTGCTGGCGGCGACCGAGAAGGATCTCGCCCGCGTCAAGGCCGCCGTGCAGCGTCAGCGCAACCCCTTGCGCGGCGAGGATGAGATCGGTCTGAAGGTCGGCGCCGTGCTGGGCAAGCGTAAGATGGCCAAGCACTTCCACCTCGCCATCACCGACACTTCGTTCGACTTCAGTCGGATCGAGGATGCCATCGCCAACGAAGCGTCGCTCGACGGCTTCTATGTGCTACGGACCAACGTGCCGGCCGAGAACCTCGACACCGCCGCCACGGTGCGTGCCTACAAGAGCCTGGCCCAGGTCGAACGCGCCTTCCGCACCATCAAGACCGTCGAACTGGAGGTGCGCCCGATCCACCATCGCCTCGCTGGCCGCGTGCGCGCCCACGTCTTCCTCTGCATGCTCGCTTATTACATCGTCTGGCACATGCGCCGCGCGCTGGCCCCGATCCTGTTCGACGATCACGACCGCGAGGCCGCCGACGCCGCGCGCGTCTCGCCCGTCGCCAAGGCCAGAGTCTCGGCCGCGGCCAGAACCAAGGCTAATCGCAAGCACACCCACGATGGCCGGCCCGTGCACAGCTTTCGAACGCTGTTGCAGGATCTCGCCACGCTCACACGCAACATCGTTCGCATCGGTCAGGACGCCCCGGCCGCTATGCTCACAAGTCCAACCCCACTACAACAAGACGTCTTCAATCGGCTCGGCATTCCTATCGCCCCATAA
- the ccoS gene encoding cbb3-type cytochrome oxidase assembly protein CcoS: MEILVILVPLALMLGLAGLVAFLWSLRSGQYDDLDGAAWRAIADDDPPQEAQGDAARAKR; the protein is encoded by the coding sequence ATGGAAATCCTGGTCATCCTGGTGCCGCTGGCGCTCATGCTCGGTCTTGCAGGTCTCGTCGCCTTCCTCTGGTCGCTCCGAAGCGGCCAGTATGACGATCTCGACGGCGCCGCCTGGCGTGCGATCGCCGATGACGATCCGCCGCAGGAGGCGCAAGGAGATGCGGCGCGGGCCAAGCGCTAA
- a CDS encoding MFS transporter, which yields MLSSRKPNHAVDDRGEPDLLATAPAAAGIPAPSRQSLRGLDWFIFFLADVQTGFGPFIAVYLTTQKWTQVEIGLVLSIGGIVALIGQMPGGAIIDAAKSERLVAALAIATIGCCALAYAAMPIFPVVVAAATLHAAASCVLGPAIAAISLGLVGPLAIGERLGRNARFASLGNGVAAAVMGTAGYLLSSRSVFLVTFLLAIPTLIALSRIREHEVDIARCHGEMPREAEDRGDTNLWHLVRQRPLIVFALSVLLLQLANAAMMPLMASAVTARSSQWATVLVAGCIIVPQAIVALLSPSVGRKAQLWGRRPLLLIGFGALMVRGLLFATVRDPYLLVLVQVFDGFTAAVFAVMIPLIVADVAFGSGHFNLAQGIVGTATGIGASLSTALGGYVSDKFGSATAFIGLSGVAATGFLLILLVMPETRRRA from the coding sequence GTGTTGTCGTCGAGGAAGCCGAACCATGCAGTCGACGATCGCGGTGAACCGGATCTCTTGGCCACCGCGCCGGCAGCCGCGGGCATTCCGGCACCGTCGCGCCAGAGCCTGCGCGGTCTCGACTGGTTCATCTTCTTCCTTGCCGACGTGCAGACCGGATTTGGCCCCTTCATCGCGGTCTATCTGACGACGCAGAAATGGACCCAGGTCGAGATCGGCCTCGTGCTGTCGATCGGCGGCATCGTCGCCCTGATCGGGCAGATGCCGGGCGGTGCGATTATCGACGCCGCGAAATCCGAGCGGCTCGTCGCAGCCCTTGCGATCGCGACCATCGGCTGCTGCGCGCTCGCCTATGCCGCCATGCCGATCTTCCCTGTGGTGGTAGCTGCGGCCACGCTGCACGCGGCGGCGAGCTGCGTGCTCGGGCCGGCGATCGCGGCGATCAGCCTTGGTCTGGTTGGCCCGCTCGCGATCGGCGAGCGGCTCGGCCGCAATGCGCGCTTTGCGTCCCTCGGCAACGGCGTTGCGGCAGCGGTGATGGGTACCGCCGGCTACCTGCTGTCGAGCCGGTCGGTGTTCCTGGTCACCTTCCTGCTCGCGATCCCGACCCTGATTGCGCTCTCGCGCATCCGCGAGCATGAGGTCGACATTGCGCGCTGCCACGGCGAAATGCCGCGCGAGGCCGAGGATCGTGGCGACACCAATCTTTGGCATCTGGTGCGGCAGCGTCCGCTCATTGTCTTCGCCCTCAGCGTGCTGCTGTTGCAGCTCGCGAACGCCGCGATGATGCCGCTGATGGCGAGCGCGGTGACGGCGCGATCGAGCCAGTGGGCGACGGTCCTTGTCGCCGGCTGCATCATCGTGCCGCAGGCGATCGTGGCGCTGCTGTCGCCCTCGGTCGGGCGCAAGGCGCAGCTCTGGGGCCGTCGGCCACTGCTGTTGATCGGATTCGGCGCGCTGATGGTTCGCGGCCTGCTGTTCGCAACTGTGCGCGATCCCTATCTGCTGGTGCTGGTGCAGGTGTTCGACGGCTTCACCGCGGCGGTGTTCGCGGTGATGATCCCGCTGATCGTGGCCGATGTCGCGTTCGGCAGCGGCCATTTCAATCTGGCGCAGGGCATTGTCGGCACCGCGACCGGCATCGGCGCGTCGCTCAGCACCGCGCTCGGCGGCTACGTCAGCGACAAGTTCGGCAGTGCCACCGCCTTCATCGGGCTCTCCGGCGTTGCCGCGACAGGATTTCTACTGATCCTCCTGGTGATGCCGGAAACCCGGCGCAGGGCATGA
- a CDS encoding amylo-alpha-1,6-glucosidase: MSAEVVTQFISVARTVEQVAEQPFYIPMTGPSARPRRSLKHDDTFIVLDSHGDIGASAGGPDGLFHCDTRYLARLELVLDDLQPLLLGSNLRDDNSALTVDLTNPDIYRQGSLVLQKDLLHIVRTIFLWRGTAYQRIGVQNHGDRRASFALTLLFDNDFADLFEVRGERRPRRGLGTSRLLGPTDVLFDYRGLDDVERRTGLHFDPRPTRLSVNAAIWELDLEPHQTKSLFVAVSCNRPLAQKPARFFQGLLAHRREMRHSTMGAASIETSNNIFNEVLCQAMADLNMLMTETPQGRYPYAGIPWYSTTFGRDGLITALQMLWVDPRVAKGVLRRLAHFQAKAVDPLADAAPGKILHEMRGGEMAALREVPFAQYYGSVDSTALFVMLAGRYFERTGDEKTLVELWPAIEAGLAWIDGPGDPDQDGFVEYQRATEKGLANQGWKDSYDAIFHADGQLAEGNIALAEVQGYVYAAKQLAARCALRLGKPDRVRKLEAEAQALAERFEKAFWCEELGTYALALDGRKRPCKVRTSNAGQVLFSGMIREDRARLVAADLMGPHFFSGWGIRTVARGEVRYNPMSYHDGSVWPHDNALIALGLARYGLKHSVAHVFKGLFDAATYMDLRRLPELFCGFRREKRRGPTLYPVACAPQAWASATPFTLLEAALGIEFDVARGEIRLRNPRLPAFLNEVFVHDLRLGESSVDLRVSRHGDDVALEVLRTRGQIQVSIVLAR, encoded by the coding sequence ATGTCAGCCGAAGTCGTAACCCAGTTCATATCCGTCGCGCGGACCGTGGAACAGGTGGCCGAGCAGCCCTTCTACATTCCGATGACCGGACCCTCGGCCCGGCCGCGGCGTTCGCTCAAGCACGACGACACCTTCATCGTGCTCGACAGCCATGGCGATATTGGTGCCTCGGCTGGCGGGCCGGACGGCCTGTTCCATTGCGATACGCGCTATCTTGCCCGGCTCGAACTGGTGCTCGACGATCTGCAGCCGCTGCTGCTCGGCTCGAATTTGCGCGACGACAATTCGGCGCTGACCGTCGATCTCACCAATCCGGACATCTACCGGCAGGGCAGCCTCGTTCTGCAAAAAGACCTGCTGCACATTGTGCGCACGATCTTCCTGTGGCGCGGCACGGCCTATCAGCGCATCGGCGTGCAGAACCATGGCGACCGGCGCGCCAGCTTCGCGTTAACGCTGCTGTTCGACAACGACTTCGCCGATTTGTTCGAGGTCCGCGGCGAGCGGCGGCCGCGCCGCGGGCTCGGAACGAGCCGGCTGCTCGGACCGACCGACGTGCTGTTCGACTATCGCGGCCTCGACGACGTCGAGCGCAGGACCGGCCTGCATTTCGACCCGCGTCCGACGCGGCTCTCGGTCAATGCCGCGATCTGGGAGCTCGATTTGGAGCCGCATCAGACGAAATCGCTGTTCGTGGCCGTGTCCTGCAACCGGCCGCTGGCGCAAAAGCCGGCGCGGTTTTTCCAAGGCCTGCTTGCCCATCGGCGCGAGATGCGCCATTCGACCATGGGCGCGGCCAGCATCGAAACCTCCAACAACATTTTCAACGAGGTGCTGTGCCAGGCCATGGCCGACCTCAACATGCTGATGACGGAGACGCCGCAGGGGCGTTATCCCTATGCCGGCATTCCCTGGTACTCGACGACATTCGGCCGCGACGGACTGATCACCGCGCTCCAGATGCTGTGGGTCGACCCCCGTGTCGCCAAGGGCGTGCTGCGGCGGCTCGCACATTTCCAGGCGAAGGCGGTCGATCCGCTCGCGGACGCCGCGCCAGGAAAGATCCTGCACGAGATGCGCGGCGGCGAAATGGCGGCGCTGCGGGAGGTGCCGTTCGCGCAATATTACGGCAGCGTGGATTCAACTGCATTGTTCGTGATGCTGGCCGGGCGCTATTTCGAACGTACCGGCGACGAGAAGACGTTGGTCGAATTGTGGCCTGCGATCGAGGCGGGGCTCGCCTGGATCGACGGACCCGGCGATCCCGATCAGGACGGCTTTGTCGAGTACCAGCGGGCCACCGAAAAGGGCCTCGCCAACCAGGGCTGGAAGGACTCTTACGACGCGATCTTCCATGCCGACGGCCAGCTTGCGGAAGGCAATATCGCGCTGGCCGAAGTCCAGGGCTACGTCTACGCGGCAAAGCAGCTCGCCGCGCGTTGCGCCTTGCGGCTCGGCAAGCCGGACCGTGTGAGGAAGCTCGAGGCCGAAGCGCAGGCGCTGGCCGAGCGCTTCGAGAAGGCGTTCTGGTGCGAGGAGCTTGGCACCTACGCGCTCGCGCTCGACGGCAGGAAGCGGCCTTGCAAGGTCCGCACATCGAATGCCGGGCAAGTCCTGTTTAGCGGCATGATCCGGGAAGATCGCGCCCGCTTGGTCGCCGCCGACCTGATGGGGCCGCACTTCTTCTCGGGCTGGGGTATCCGCACCGTCGCGCGAGGCGAGGTCCGCTACAACCCGATGTCCTATCATGACGGTTCTGTCTGGCCGCACGACAACGCATTGATTGCGCTGGGGCTCGCACGCTATGGGCTCAAGCATTCGGTCGCGCACGTGTTCAAGGGCCTGTTCGACGCCGCGACCTATATGGACCTGCGGCGGTTGCCGGAACTGTTCTGCGGCTTCCGGCGGGAGAAGCGTCGCGGCCCGACGCTCTATCCGGTGGCTTGCGCGCCGCAGGCCTGGGCCAGCGCGACGCCATTCACGCTGCTGGAGGCGGCGCTGGGCATCGAGTTCGACGTGGCGCGTGGCGAGATCCGGCTGCGCAATCCGCGTCTGCCGGCGTTCTTGAACGAGGTGTTCGTGCACGATCTGCGACTGGGCGAGTCCAGCGTCGATCTGCGCGTCAGCCGTCACGGCGACGACGTGGCGCTGGAGGTGCTGCGCACGCGCGGCCAGATCCAGGTGTCGATTGTGCTGGCGCGCTAG
- a CDS encoding helix-turn-helix domain-containing protein, with the protein MLTQTLTTQAINTQIGGKIAPAHPVSDQFGAIAGHIGLVATEFSYRKEEEIYGEDEPAEYVYQVVSGAVRSYKLLSDGRRQIGAFHLRGDVFGLESGPAHRLAAEAIIDTTVRLVKRASLEKAAGTDVLVARKLWAMTASELRHAEDHMLLLGRKTAMERVATFLLEMDRRLAVAGMMALPMCRRDIGDYLGLTLETVSRALSQLQAQGILGFSGARQIVLRNRARLHNLDA; encoded by the coding sequence ATGCTGACCCAGACACTCACCACCCAGGCGATCAACACCCAGATCGGTGGCAAGATTGCCCCTGCCCATCCCGTCTCCGACCAGTTCGGCGCGATCGCCGGCCATATCGGCCTCGTCGCCACCGAGTTCTCGTACCGCAAGGAAGAGGAGATCTACGGCGAGGACGAGCCGGCGGAGTACGTCTACCAAGTCGTCTCCGGCGCCGTGCGCAGCTACAAGCTGCTCTCCGACGGCCGCCGCCAGATCGGCGCCTTCCATCTTCGCGGCGATGTGTTCGGCCTCGAATCCGGCCCTGCTCACCGCCTTGCGGCCGAAGCCATCATCGACACCACCGTGCGCCTGGTGAAGCGTGCGAGCCTCGAGAAGGCCGCCGGCACCGACGTGCTGGTCGCCCGCAAGCTCTGGGCCATGACGGCGTCCGAGCTGCGCCACGCCGAGGATCACATGTTGCTGCTGGGACGCAAAACCGCGATGGAGCGCGTTGCGACCTTCCTGCTCGAAATGGACCGCCGCCTGGCCGTCGCCGGCATGATGGCACTGCCGATGTGCCGGCGCGACATCGGCGACTATCTCGGTCTCACGCTCGAGACCGTGTCGCGCGCGCTGTCGCAGCTTCAAGCCCAGGGCATTTTGGGCTTCTCCGGCGCCCGTCAGATCGTACTGCGCAACCGGGCGCGCCTGCACAATCTCGACGCCTGA
- a CDS encoding PRC-barrel domain-containing protein, with translation MRAVGSLVFSVAIVAGLAVAVSRAAEEQPAAQSEPNAPPAAQPPASTVPVTPKDAAPPPSVTIIGASDAHGVLGRDVRSAADEDMGRIVDIIVDRSGHVRAAAIDFGGFLGVGSRKIVVDWNALRFGKIVNKKDSITLELTKAQVAAAPEYKEDAPIVVLGASGSLQPLQAIQ, from the coding sequence ATGCGCGCCGTTGGATCGTTGGTTTTCAGCGTTGCGATCGTCGCGGGCTTGGCGGTCGCGGTGTCACGCGCCGCGGAGGAGCAGCCTGCGGCCCAGAGCGAGCCGAATGCGCCACCGGCAGCACAGCCGCCGGCCTCGACCGTGCCGGTCACGCCGAAGGACGCCGCGCCGCCGCCGTCGGTCACCATCATCGGCGCGAGCGACGCCCATGGAGTGCTCGGCCGCGACGTGCGCAGCGCAGCCGACGAGGACATGGGCCGCATCGTCGACATCATCGTCGATCGCAGCGGTCATGTGCGCGCCGCTGCCATCGATTTCGGCGGCTTCCTCGGCGTCGGCAGCCGCAAGATCGTGGTCGACTGGAATGCGCTGCGCTTCGGCAAGATCGTCAACAAGAAGGACAGCATCACGCTCGAACTGACTAAGGCGCAGGTCGCGGCCGCGCCGGAATACAAGGAAGATGCACCGATCGTCGTGCTCGGCGCGTCCGGCAGCCTGCAGCCGCTGCAAGCGATTCAGTGA